In a single window of the Vicugna pacos chromosome 8, VicPac4, whole genome shotgun sequence genome:
- the PRSS35 gene encoding inactive serine protease 35 produces METMLFWLIFFTLGWTVIDGSETEKDFMWHLRKIPRVVSERTFRLTSPNFEADARMVLNRVCGIECQKELPAPSLSDLEDSLSYETVFENGTRTLTRVKVQGWVLEPTQNLTTQGAPVRRKRQVYGTDSRFSILDKRFLTNFPFNTAVKLSTGCSGILISPNHVLTAAHCVHDGQDYIKGSKRLRVGLLKMRKKGGGKKRRGSRRSRRDASGGDESEVTKENLKERANARRRRKESARGQRGADGKPSFQWTRVKNTHIPKGWARGGQGDAALDYDYALLELKRPHRKKYMELGISPTIKKLPGGMIHFSGFDHDRPDQLVYRFCSVSDESNDLLYQYCDAESGSTGSGVYLRLKEPDKKSWKRKIIAVYSGHQWVDVHGVQKDYNVAVRITPLKYAQICLWMHGDDANCTSG; encoded by the coding sequence ATGGAAACCATGCtattttggttgatatttttcaCCCTTGGGTGGACCGTCATTGATGGATCAGAAACGGAAAAGGATTTTATGTGGCACTTGAGAAAAATACCCCGGGTTGTCAGTGAGAGGACTTTCCGTCTCACCAGCCCCAACTTTGAGGCAGATGCTAGGATGGTGTTAAACAGAGTGTGTGGCATTGAATGCCAGAAAGAACTCCCCGCTCCCAGCCTTTCTGACCTGGAAGACTCTCTTTCATATGAGACTGTCTTTGAGAACGGCACCCGAACCTTGACCAGAGTCAAAGTTCAAGGCTGGGTCCTGGAGCCAACTCAAAATCTCACCACACAAGGAGCACCTGTTCGGAGGAAGAGACAGGTGTATGGCACCGACAGCAGATTCAGCATCTTAGACAAAAGATTCTTGACCAACTTCCCTTTCAATACTGCCGTGAAGCTCTCCACGGGCTGCAGCGGCATCCTCATCTCCCCCAATCACGTCCTAACAGCTGCCCACTGCGTCCATGACGGACAGGACTACATCAAAGGAAGTAAAAGGCTAAGGGTAGGGTTGTTGAAGATGAGAAAGAAAGGTGGTGGCAAGAAACGTCGGGGTtccaggaggagcaggagggacgCGAGTGGTGGTGATGAAAGCGAGGTGACCAAAGAGAACCTGAAGGAGCGAGCCAACgccagaaggaggaggaaggaatctGCTCGGGGTCAGCGAGGTGCTGATGGGAAGCCCTCCTTCCAGTGGACCCGAGTCAAGAACACCCACATTCCCAAAGGCTGGGCCAGAGGCGGGCAGGGAGACGCTGCCTTGGACTACGACTACGCCCTTCTGGAGCTGAAGCGCCCTCACAGAAAGAAATACATGGAGCTGGGAATCAGCCCTACCATCAAGAAGCTGCCCGGCGGGATGATCCACTTCTCAGGCTTTGATCACGACCGGCCAGATCAGTTAGTCTACCGGTTTTGCAGTGTGTCTGATGAATCCAACGATCTCCTCTATCAATACTGCGACGCCGAGTCAGGCTCCACTGGCTCCGGGGTCTATCTGCGTCTGAAAGAGCCAGACAAAAAGAGCTGGAAGCGCAAAATCATTGCGGTCTATTCAGGCCACCAGTGGGTGGACGTGCACGGCGTTCAGAAGGACTACAACGTGGCAGTGCGCATCACACCCCTCAAGTACGCCCAGATCTGCCTCTGGATGCACGGAGATGACGCCAACTGTACTTCTGGCTAA